In Sporosarcina luteola, a single window of DNA contains:
- a CDS encoding nucleoside deaminase, producing MISNSDLKHLRRCIELAKTALEKGDEPFGSVLVSASGDVLAEDHNHVAGGDHTQHPEFALARWAAANMTPEERSKATVYTSGEHCPMCAAAHGWVGLGRIVYASSSAQLVQWLSEMGVAPARVRNLPIEDVIRDTTIDGPVPELAEQVRELHRQFHASR from the coding sequence ATGATAAGTAATTCAGATTTGAAGCACCTGCGACGTTGTATTGAATTAGCAAAAACTGCGCTAGAGAAAGGGGACGAGCCATTTGGTTCAGTCCTTGTCTCGGCTAGCGGGGACGTACTTGCAGAAGACCATAACCACGTTGCAGGTGGAGACCATACACAACACCCAGAATTTGCTCTGGCACGATGGGCGGCTGCGAACATGACGCCTGAAGAGAGAAGCAAGGCAACAGTATATACCTCTGGTGAGCATTGTCCTATGTGCGCAGCGGCTCACGGCTGGGTAGGGTTAGGCCGGATTGTTTACGCAAGTTCCTCCGCTCAGCTCGTACAGTGGTTGAGTGAAATGGGAGTTGCCCCAGCACGCGTTCGTAATCTTCCTATTGAAGATGTTATTCGTGATACGACAATTGACGGACCTGTCCCTGAACTAGCTGAACAAGTTCGCGAACTCCATCGTCAGTTCCATGCAAGCAGATGA
- a CDS encoding ketopantoate reductase family protein translates to MKIGIIGAGAIGGLYGAVLSETGHDVYLIDIFKEHIDAINTKGLTIFHGDDKKVYTNLKAFTDGREIGEELDLVIVLVKTYITEIAMEENKNLFGENTIVLTLQNGIGNIEKIAKFIDERKIIAGNTSTAGYIEEPGVILHTGSGGTVIGEVDGQVTDRIKEIQRMFDHEKLGESKISENVMSLIWEKLIGNCGINPLGALTGLRNGELVENEETSNLQDKIAEECLMVAKRAGIPLRFTDSSIIKDLARKTAPNQTSMLVDVLNKRRTEIMAINGGVVEKAKELGLEVPINEMLVNLVLAKEKSYLTK, encoded by the coding sequence ATGAAAATTGGTATCATCGGCGCAGGAGCCATAGGCGGACTTTATGGTGCGGTCTTGTCTGAAACAGGACATGACGTTTACTTAATCGATATATTTAAAGAACATATAGACGCAATCAATACTAAAGGACTTACAATCTTCCATGGTGACGATAAAAAAGTGTATACGAATCTCAAGGCGTTCACTGATGGGAGAGAAATTGGCGAAGAGCTTGATTTAGTTATTGTTTTAGTCAAAACATATATTACTGAAATTGCTATGGAGGAAAATAAAAATCTCTTTGGCGAAAATACGATTGTGTTAACTCTACAGAACGGCATCGGTAATATTGAAAAAATCGCTAAATTTATTGATGAAAGAAAAATTATCGCAGGGAACACGAGTACAGCCGGCTACATTGAGGAGCCTGGTGTCATTCTCCATACAGGCAGTGGGGGCACGGTAATCGGTGAGGTTGATGGTCAAGTCACTGATCGAATTAAAGAGATTCAACGCATGTTTGACCATGAAAAACTCGGAGAATCAAAGATTTCTGAAAATGTAATGTCATTAATTTGGGAGAAGTTAATTGGCAATTGCGGTATTAATCCGTTAGGTGCACTGACCGGCCTGAGAAACGGCGAGTTGGTGGAAAACGAGGAGACTTCTAACTTGCAGGATAAAATTGCGGAAGAATGTCTGATGGTTGCCAAGAGAGCGGGCATTCCTTTACGTTTTACTGACTCCTCTATTATTAAAGACTTGGCTAGGAAAACAGCGCCAAACCAGACTTCGATGCTGGTAGATGTATTAAATAAAAGAAGAACTGAAATTATGGCTATCAATGGCGGAGTTGTTGAAAAAGCCAAAGAACTTGGCTTGGAAGTTCCCATAAATGAAATGCTTGTCAATTTAGTGTTGGCGAAAGAGAAAAGTTATTTAACCAAATAA
- the allW gene encoding allantoin permease produces the protein MSQLGIGATQQKGMRAVAQEEIKVTQDDVTLFKSRGYENEDLLPKTKDKRNMSPLNYFTLWMGNLHNIPNYAAVGGLLVLGIAPLNIMIALILGAIITGLFMAFNGQAGSKYGIPFALHLRATYGDAGAKLPGFLRGIVVAIGWFGLQTFVGSQALLIIVGKLWPGFLGIGGDATFLGIGMPGLVCFIIFWLVNVGLGISGSGFLNKFNTVLTVFIYVLFISMGIWGVIVGGGFSNILNYAIEGPTQSINPLFAYILIISAVLAFWAAPATSVADFTQNANSNRDQMIGQSMSLIIGYIIFAFTSISILIGSSIHYGMEQWDVLNVINKWDSLPAVFFAMLILLLITVNSNVTANVTPAAYQLTALFPKWINYRRGVFIASIVGFLIMPWKLMENPDSIYTFLSGVGAILGPVTGVMIYQFFFVTKKEIDLNQLYYDSNDPTAVSKYKGVNKNAYIATILGVVVSLSGNFIPLLSSISDISWIIGFVTAFIAYGLLVKFSPTINNV, from the coding sequence ATGAGTCAATTAGGTATTGGGGCAACACAACAAAAAGGCATGAGGGCGGTTGCTCAAGAGGAAATAAAGGTAACGCAAGACGATGTTACTTTATTCAAGTCTAGAGGGTACGAGAATGAGGACTTGTTACCGAAAACAAAAGATAAACGAAACATGAGTCCCTTGAATTATTTTACATTATGGATGGGGAACTTACATAATATCCCGAACTACGCTGCAGTAGGCGGTTTATTAGTTTTAGGGATAGCACCCCTGAATATAATGATAGCATTAATACTAGGTGCCATTATAACTGGTCTATTTATGGCGTTTAATGGACAAGCAGGTTCAAAATACGGAATTCCCTTCGCACTCCATTTGCGGGCGACATATGGAGACGCTGGAGCTAAACTACCGGGCTTTTTACGTGGTATCGTAGTTGCGATAGGTTGGTTCGGTTTACAAACCTTTGTCGGATCACAAGCCCTGCTTATTATCGTCGGAAAATTATGGCCAGGCTTCCTGGGAATCGGCGGTGACGCTACTTTCCTCGGAATCGGGATGCCAGGACTAGTATGTTTTATCATCTTTTGGCTGGTGAATGTAGGGCTTGGCATAAGTGGGAGTGGATTTTTAAATAAATTCAATACAGTGTTAACTGTCTTCATCTATGTTCTGTTTATCTCCATGGGAATTTGGGGAGTAATTGTTGGCGGCGGTTTTAGTAATATTCTAAACTACGCCATAGAAGGACCGACTCAATCCATCAACCCTCTTTTTGCATACATATTGATCATCAGTGCCGTATTGGCATTCTGGGCTGCTCCAGCAACAAGCGTTGCTGATTTCACGCAAAATGCAAATTCAAACAGGGACCAAATGATTGGACAGTCAATGAGTTTAATTATTGGTTACATCATTTTTGCTTTTACAAGCATCTCCATCCTCATAGGTAGTTCTATTCATTATGGAATGGAACAATGGGATGTGTTAAACGTAATTAATAAGTGGGATAGTTTACCGGCAGTATTCTTTGCAATGCTTATTTTATTGCTAATTACTGTTAACTCGAATGTAACGGCAAATGTCACTCCAGCTGCATATCAATTAACTGCGCTCTTCCCAAAATGGATCAACTATCGAAGAGGAGTCTTCATTGCAAGTATCGTCGGTTTCTTGATCATGCCGTGGAAATTGATGGAGAATCCTGACAGCATTTATACCTTCTTGAGCGGAGTTGGCGCCATTTTAGGTCCTGTAACTGGTGTTATGATCTATCAGTTTTTCTTCGTAACTAAAAAAGAGATTGATCTTAACCAGCTATATTACGATTCGAATGATCCGACAGCGGTCAGTAAGTATAAGGGTGTCAACAAGAATGCATACATTGCAACGATTTTAGGGGTAGTCGTATCTCTAAGTGGTAATTTCATACCATTACTTTCAAGCATCTCCGATATCTCTTGGATAATCGGATTTGTGACAGCATTCATAGCGTATGGATTACTTGTTAAGTTTTCACCAACAATTAATAACGTATAA
- a CDS encoding amidase, with the protein MTVTTMLNNSRLPVSDTPPYDALQAFVRENHIALKGTDEGNLEDLVFAVKDVFKILGSTYSNGHPEWLRTHAPDDFTSSIVTKLLTAGADLVGKTVCDELCYSISGENWNYGSPLNPHDPRRFAGGSSSGTGVATAGGLVDFAIGSDCLGSVRVPASYTGILGMRPTYGRVANDGEAPYCESMDVLGYVAGNTDIFRRVSEEILGQDTKQVPFNKLLIADDCFDSINKDVAEVLQPAVTHLKQNYEQVEHVRLSRNGLEEWTEIFRIIQGYEVWESYGGWIRKHRPHLSPGPKERLAWASTITLSEYKEALTKRKPIIERMNELLTDGALLCLPTAASVAPLRNSSTEEINAVRAQSSNLLCISPLSGTPQITLPLVKQHDVPLGISLIGAPGCDLQLAQTAADLVDSYTN; encoded by the coding sequence TTGACTGTAACTACTATGTTAAACAATTCCCGACTACCTGTCTCTGACACTCCACCTTATGATGCGCTGCAAGCGTTTGTTAGAGAAAACCACATCGCTCTTAAAGGAACGGATGAAGGGAATCTTGAAGACCTTGTGTTTGCGGTAAAAGATGTATTTAAGATTTTAGGAAGTACTTATAGTAATGGACATCCGGAATGGCTGCGGACGCATGCTCCAGATGATTTTACTTCTAGCATTGTAACTAAATTATTAACTGCTGGAGCCGATTTAGTAGGGAAAACGGTCTGTGACGAGCTATGTTACAGTATTAGCGGTGAAAACTGGAATTACGGTTCGCCACTTAATCCTCATGACCCTAGACGTTTTGCAGGAGGGTCTTCGAGCGGAACGGGAGTGGCTACGGCAGGCGGTTTAGTCGATTTTGCCATTGGAAGCGACTGCCTGGGATCTGTTCGGGTTCCTGCGAGTTATACGGGAATCTTAGGAATGCGTCCCACTTATGGACGAGTGGCGAACGATGGAGAGGCGCCATATTGCGAGAGCATGGATGTTCTAGGATACGTAGCCGGCAATACAGATATTTTCAGACGAGTTTCTGAAGAAATATTAGGACAAGATACTAAACAAGTACCATTTAATAAGTTGCTTATCGCAGATGATTGTTTTGATTCGATAAACAAAGATGTCGCAGAAGTACTACAGCCTGCTGTTACCCATTTAAAACAAAATTATGAACAAGTTGAACACGTCAGATTAAGTCGTAATGGTTTAGAAGAATGGACAGAGATTTTTAGAATTATTCAGGGGTATGAAGTTTGGGAGAGCTACGGTGGTTGGATAAGAAAACATCGCCCGCATCTTTCACCTGGTCCAAAAGAACGCTTAGCTTGGGCATCTACCATTACCTTGAGCGAGTATAAAGAGGCATTAACTAAAAGGAAACCTATTATTGAAAGAATGAATGAGCTTTTGACAGATGGCGCACTGCTTTGCTTACCTACGGCTGCTTCTGTAGCGCCTTTACGAAATAGCTCTACAGAGGAAATAAATGCCGTCCGTGCCCAATCTAGTAACCTATTATGTATTTCACCTTTATCCGGTACTCCACAGATTACTTTGCCACTAGTTAAACAACATGATGTGCCACTTGGTATTTCGTTAATTGGCGCTCCTGGTTGTGATTTACAGCTAGCGCAGACTGCCGCTGATTTAGTTGATAGTTATACTAATTGA